From Methylobacterium radiodurans, a single genomic window includes:
- a CDS encoding ATP-binding protein: MERVRAKFLETDRYDELVESFQEALDSLELRADPDADLGPGNRTEAKILMVLGETGAGKTRSLKRMFARHDAFPGYDRPRSNCPLVTIKVRAPTTFTGVGRQILQKLGYPIKGALDKTLVWERVQERIEMCGLLAIHLDEMHNVVLKANEIDRTDIQNALKSMVTDEAWPIVVIVSGLPVLADFLEEAEEDRRRALTVNFDALDPELDGEAIREMGKTLASVAGVVFSDTVAKPLVPRLLHAGLYQMGTSIELIQEAIGQALKAETDDLRREHFASAYYKRTACGAAANPFTVDAWQKIDCSRVLQKSAAPTTDKTPAERIKAHRNRMKGKP, from the coding sequence ATGGAGCGCGTCAGAGCGAAGTTCCTTGAGACCGATCGCTACGACGAGCTGGTGGAGAGTTTCCAGGAGGCTTTGGACAGCCTGGAGCTGCGGGCCGACCCGGACGCCGATCTCGGGCCCGGAAACCGAACCGAGGCCAAGATCCTCATGGTCCTGGGCGAGACGGGCGCCGGCAAGACCCGTTCGCTCAAGCGGATGTTCGCCAGGCACGACGCCTTCCCCGGCTACGATCGGCCCCGCTCCAATTGTCCGTTGGTCACGATCAAGGTGCGCGCGCCGACGACATTCACCGGCGTCGGACGGCAGATCCTGCAGAAGCTCGGGTATCCGATCAAGGGAGCCCTCGACAAGACCCTCGTCTGGGAGCGCGTCCAGGAGCGGATCGAGATGTGCGGACTCCTCGCCATCCATCTCGACGAGATGCACAACGTCGTGTTGAAGGCGAACGAGATCGACCGCACGGACATTCAGAACGCGCTCAAGTCGATGGTCACGGACGAAGCGTGGCCGATCGTCGTGATCGTCTCCGGCCTGCCCGTTCTGGCCGACTTCCTAGAGGAGGCGGAGGAAGACAGGCGACGCGCGCTGACCGTGAACTTCGACGCCCTGGATCCGGAACTCGACGGCGAGGCCATCCGGGAGATGGGCAAGACCCTCGCTTCCGTCGCGGGTGTGGTCTTCTCGGACACGGTCGCGAAGCCGCTCGTACCCCGCCTGCTGCATGCCGGCCTCTATCAGATGGGCACTTCGATCGAGCTGATCCAGGAAGCGATCGGTCAGGCGCTCAAGGCCGAGACCGACGATCTCCGCCGCGAGCATTTCGCGTCCGCCTACTACAAGCGCACCGCCTGCGGCGCCGCCGCGAATCCGTTCACCGTCGACGCTTGGCAGAAGATCGATTGCTCCCGCGTCCTACAGAAGAGCGCTGCCCCGACCACGGACAAGACCCCGGCCGAGCGCATCAAGGCTCACCGCAACCGCATGAAGGGAAAGCCGTGA
- a CDS encoding TniQ family protein gives MTAFLSPVLPLGRDETPTSYVSRHASFHRAPSMREFCRELGMDIQAVAHGDAETLERLARLTGASLENLEANCFRAISDGANRLERSYRGERLRITCLHRNAIRVCPHCLADDHRASPELGEHAAYGRSTWNLSAIRTCPIHRAELARIDHKSLKAGNRYARHDFHHLVTNRHGGDPKAVAPGGSAEPSGLERYLLTRLENGASGELWLDTLPYYAAVKACRIFGCVARFGPAQILRQLSEDDWHTAGSAGYDVLREGPTGIHRFLEKLQASHGHSRSTNRYSAYGSVYRWLVFEVKDPTYACIREIFRDHFTQTLGFGLGRGVFGEPVSERSVLSIRAASLAYDLEPRRLRRILAFRGLIASDHESRPDDRVTFDALAAKTLLQDIQTSLSLGAVADHIGAGRRDVTVLERAGHLVAICRGGQRDAPLGMYVFRKADVDAFLERLYAPAANPRPASARVVSLHEAQLRLRCGKPAIVGLILSGRLGWVGSATERRTYASLLVDFEEVERLLRGRFDDVTPVGHAARELGVAIEHVRRLADLGHLRLQTRRHPVNGRHTTTVGNDTLQAFDETYVSLRNLCRLRNTPAPALEKRLKAAGCEPALLIGEGAAAIYRANTVKSVLAKQRRRYREAHTAIEG, from the coding sequence GTGACCGCCTTCCTGTCGCCTGTCCTACCCTTGGGGCGGGACGAAACGCCGACGAGTTACGTCTCCCGGCACGCGTCCTTCCATCGGGCGCCCTCCATGAGGGAGTTCTGTCGCGAACTCGGAATGGACATCCAAGCGGTTGCGCATGGCGACGCGGAAACGCTCGAACGCCTCGCCCGCTTGACGGGCGCGTCGTTGGAGAACCTCGAAGCCAACTGCTTCCGGGCGATCTCGGATGGTGCCAACCGGCTGGAGCGATCCTACCGCGGCGAGCGACTGCGGATCACCTGCCTGCACCGCAACGCCATCCGCGTCTGCCCGCACTGTCTGGCCGACGACCATCGGGCATCGCCGGAACTCGGGGAACACGCCGCCTACGGACGCTCCACATGGAATCTCTCGGCCATTAGAACCTGTCCGATTCACCGCGCCGAACTCGCACGGATCGACCACAAGTCGCTCAAGGCCGGCAATCGCTACGCGCGCCACGATTTTCATCATCTCGTGACGAACCGCCACGGCGGCGATCCGAAGGCCGTCGCACCCGGAGGATCGGCCGAGCCGTCCGGCCTAGAACGCTACTTGCTGACCCGATTGGAGAACGGGGCCTCGGGCGAGCTATGGCTCGATACGTTGCCCTACTACGCCGCCGTGAAGGCGTGCCGAATCTTCGGATGCGTGGCGCGCTTCGGCCCAGCGCAGATCCTGCGCCAGCTCTCCGAGGACGATTGGCATACCGCGGGGAGCGCCGGCTACGACGTACTGCGGGAAGGTCCCACCGGCATCCATCGGTTCCTGGAAAAACTTCAGGCGTCACACGGACACAGTCGTTCGACTAATCGCTACAGCGCCTACGGATCGGTCTACCGATGGCTCGTGTTCGAAGTGAAGGATCCGACATATGCCTGTATTCGAGAGATCTTTCGCGACCATTTCACCCAGACACTGGGTTTCGGTCTGGGACGTGGCGTCTTCGGCGAACCGGTATCCGAGCGGAGCGTCCTCTCCATCCGGGCGGCGTCGCTAGCCTACGATCTCGAACCGCGCCGTCTACGCCGCATCCTAGCCTTCCGCGGGCTGATCGCATCGGACCACGAAAGCCGACCCGACGACAGGGTGACCTTCGACGCGCTCGCGGCCAAGACCCTCCTGCAGGACATCCAGACCAGCCTGTCCCTCGGAGCGGTGGCCGATCATATCGGTGCGGGACGACGCGACGTCACCGTCCTGGAGAGGGCCGGCCACCTGGTTGCGATCTGCCGAGGGGGGCAACGGGACGCGCCCCTCGGGATGTACGTCTTCCGGAAGGCGGACGTGGACGCCTTCCTCGAACGCCTCTACGCCCCGGCCGCCAATCCACGTCCGGCCTCGGCGCGTGTCGTATCGCTTCACGAGGCGCAGTTGCGGCTGCGGTGCGGAAAGCCCGCGATCGTCGGCCTGATCCTGTCCGGCCGCCTCGGCTGGGTGGGATCGGCGACGGAACGGCGCACCTACGCATCGCTGCTCGTCGACTTCGAGGAGGTCGAACGTCTACTCCGAGGCCGGTTCGACGACGTGACGCCCGTCGGACACGCCGCCCGGGAGCTGGGCGTGGCGATCGAACACGTCCGTCGCTTGGCGGATCTCGGCCACTTGCGGCTGCAAACGCGGCGCCATCCGGTCAACGGGCGGCACACCACGACCGTCGGGAACGACACCCTCCAAGCGTTCGACGAAACGTATGTCAGTCTGCGCAACCTGTGTCGCCTGAGAAACACGCCCGCGCCCGCCCTTGAGAAGCGCTTGAAGGCCGCCGGATGCGAGCCGGCCCTGCTGATCGGCGAGGGAGCGGCGGCCATCTATCGCGCGAACACGGTGAAATCCGTCCTCGCGAAACAACGAAGGAGGTACAGAGAAGCGCATACGGCAATTGAAGGTTGA